The sequence below is a genomic window from Zymoseptoria tritici IPO323 chromosome 13, whole genome shotgun sequence.
GCCGAGGGTAGTAGCGAGAGCGGATTGTTTGATCTTCTTCGTACTCGCCGACATCAATGGTCGACGAAATGCAGGACTGCGCCGCGAGATCGCTTCTTCTGATTCAGAGGATGAGGAAACGGCGCCTTCATGATCCAGAGCATCTTGTTTCTGGAGCTCGTCATCATGAGTAGTGGCAAGAACAGGCCGGCGGCCAGAACTGCTGGAGCCGCGGAAGTTGCGTGATGCGTGGGCGGAGACTTTGCTCTGCGTGACGGTGCCGCCGGAGGGTGTACGTGAGAATGGCGGTGGTGCAGCTGAAGCGAGAGTCCGAATTGATGAGTCTGCGCCATCGCCACCGACTCCACTTGCGAGCGGTGTAATAATTGAGGCTGCGACTTTCGAGTCTGGTGGCAGATGTAATCGATCAGCTTTTGAACAAGGCGGCAAAACGGAGACGGTAAAATTTTGAGAAACAAAACCACAAGAGACATCTTGACCGCACAGACTCATCTCGCGCACAGAGGAAAGGAATCGGAGAAATCAACCCTTACCTCCCGCCCTCCCTCCACTCTCACCCCTCTCCATTTTCTCCCCACCCATCTTCGGCAcaatcctcctcatcctctccataTGCCGCTCACTCAACCAAGCCGCCTGCATCAACAAAAACTCCAACTCGACGTCAAATTCCTTCGCCAATCGTTCCCAATCCAGCCCCTCTTTGCCTGCATTACCGCCGGAAGTCGAGATGAGCTTCCATAATTGACGGTCGCGAGAGGCGGACCATGTGGAAGCTGGTGGTTCGGTGAAGTGCGCGCGGGGAAAGGGAAGGCGGATGAAGACTGTGTAGTGGAgttgggaggaggattggGGAGGATGTGATGTTGATGGGGAGGGTTGACGTTTTGTTGGAGATGGTGCAGATTTTGATGAGGGGAGTTGGGATGATGATGGGGACATGGTGTGGTGGGTTCTGGCTTTTTGCGGTGGTGGATGTCGAGGTGAAGTTGATGAGTTGGAGTTGAAGTTCGAGCTGGGTAAATGGAAGCTGCGATGACTGTCCCACGTGACGAGATCTTGGATTGTCCGAAATACGTGGGCAGAAGGGCGGTCAGATGTGACCTTGTTGGAAGAGGATGTGAAGAACTTGGAGGCACAAAGGAATGTCTGGCAGTTGTTTGTTGATGATCAGATCGAAAGTTCGATCTGCTGCCAGCTCACATGCTTCGCCAAGCACATCGAAGTGAACTTGAAGTGAACAGACTGGTGCTCCATGCAGAGCAAAATGAGCGAATCAGACATTACTATTGTGATAACGATGGAAATAACGATCGGTATGCCCTGCTGAAGTGTGTCTCGAGCATCCAAGTCTGCCATCATTTCCACATACTTACCTCCATTCCCGCTCGAACTGCAACTCTCCAAGCCATTGGGGACCACCTCGTGTGATGCTTTTCACAGGAGAGCGGAGAGACATATTGCCGACAAGAACTCAGGAGCAACGTTCCTATTGCCCAACTCTCCTACATCCTGCGCAACTTTCACCCTACATGTTTCGCTCGGTCGACTTGgatggtgcagtttgagcggaagcacggaggtaccTTATACAATTCTCCTGCGAGTGTGGCTGCGCTCTCCTTTCCGGCAAGGTTCGAGCCTGAAGACGACTCCTTCTCCGGTAGAACCACCCACAGATCAAACCATCCGAGTGCTGTCCTCGCTACCGTGGAATCTTGCCGCCATATTCTAGGCACCAGAATCTTCTCTCCTTGTCATTTTCGATCGCAACCTCCACTTCTACCTACTCAGACATCAACACCACAAATCGCCAACCATCAAGCCGCCCCCAACGATAACACCAACGAGCTCATCCACCATTTTCTCGACCATGCTCTCCCGTCTCAAAACAATCCTCACCAGCAGCACCCCAGCCAAACACGCCTCAGTAGCTCTGCTCATCGCATCACCTCCCTCACCCGGAAAGCCAAGCATGGGcctcgacatcctccacATAGTGCCCGAGACTGGCACCCGCGAGCCCCCCGGATGCGGAATCTACGCAGAAGACGCCTTTCGGCGCTGCAGAGTCGTCGAGACCAAGCGCGAGCATCTGGGATCAATCACCTTCGCCGAAGGCCTCGGCGATAGCTCCTATTTCTTCTTCCAGGAGCTCGCCGACACTGCACGCGAGATGCTGCAGAAAGAGGCAAGCGAAGGGGTGAAAGGCACTTTGAAGCGGGCACCAGTCCCGGTCGACCTGTTGGAGCGAGTCTTGCGCACGGTGGCGATGGATGGCATGTTTGAACGGAATGCACGAAAGCCGTCTCCAGAAGTGGTGTCTGTGACATATCCCATATTTGTGGTTCACGTTGAGCGTCCAAGAGCAGGAGAACTCTTCACGATCAAGGAACGGCAAAGGTTTCTTAGTACCTTTGGCTGAGCGGCGACCTGGCTTGTCGGGATCAGTTCTATGATCGAGGTTCGTCAAAGCCTCCGCATTCGATTTGGCCAGAGAAGGAGACATGATGTGGGAAAGGACTGACTGACTCGATGTCTTGCTTCCGGAGAGCCTTTACAAGCAGCAGTGGCCAGGTGGAATTTCAAGGTGATCGGCACAGCTGTGAGAGAATCAATGATGAATATCAGAAATGAAGACCCACCCTCGTTGATGATGGACGGATGCAATGTTTGGTAAGAAAATCGCTTTCTGTCTTTTGTCTGATCTTGTCCCTCAAGCACAGTCGATTCGCTTGCTACGGAGAGAAAGAGAAAAGAGGCCAGGTCCGATCGATTCCACAGCATTCAATCAGCCGCGCGATTCGTCCATCTCATAACAACCCGCCGCGAAAAGCCATTTCCACACCGTGTCCACATAATAGCGCCAAAACCCATGCTCGAATGCTCTAGATGGTGGTCTCGTATGCGATCGGTGCCACGTTCTCCGGCTTGTTGTCCTTGGCAGAGACAGTTCGTGCCTCTCTTGGCTGGGCAGGCAGTCTCTTGAGGTAGACGCGCTCGCCAGTCTCCTTTGCGGTGCGCTTCGCAGCGGCGTTGGTCTTGACACGGGCAAGGAACTCGTCTCGGGATCGGGAGTGGCGGACGTGCTCGACACGGACGTTGATGCGCTTCTCGATGTAGCGGTTGCCGACCTGGCGGTAGAGGATGACACCGACGGCGGATTTTGTGACGTTGTAGACGACACCAGTCTTTCCGTGGTAGACCTTGTATGGCTGTGGTGGGTGTTAGTGAGAGGACAATGTCGCAGCGCTTCGCCGTATGGTGGGTTTGCGCTGGTTCTTCGAGATGTCCACATACCATGCCCTTCTGCACGGCACCGTTGGCAACGACATCAACGATATCGCCGACCTTGTATTGCTTGAGGTAGGTCGACAGAGCGATCAtacccttcttcttgaagTCGCGAGAGAAGGCTGTCCCACAGCGTTAGCCAATTGTCCTTCCATGTCCAATtcctttctccttcttccaaTCTTCCACATTTTTCCCTTCCACTTAATTCCCAGCAAATTCCCTCCCAATGAAGACTAACCATAGCGAGTGCCAGCGCGGAGACCTGCAGCGTGACCCATTGTGACGGTGGAAGATTTCTCGGTGGCTGCAAGAAGTGCTGTCAGTCGTTGGATCGAGGTTCGGAAGGCGTGATTCGGTGCGTACGTCGGTGAGAAAAGTTTTCTGTGTCTTGTCAGCAGGTTTGTCGATGCGCAGAGCTGTGTATGCGTCACTCACATTCGTTGCGCAACTCGTGCTTTGGCAAAGTTTGAAGTTCTGCAGTCCGCTTGGTGTGGGCAATTCGGGCGGGCCTTGGCATGTGTGGCCATTCAGCTTCCAGAAGGAAGTCGCGACGGATGGTGCCGTTGATTGCTGCCTGAGGCCACAACCATCTCTCAGTTTTCCTGTACCTCCATTGCACGTTCTGCTACCGTCTGCTCACGACTCGATATGTCTACATCACCATCTCAGATGCCGCGGTGTGACTTGTCTGGTTACCGGGACGGCTATCTGGCATGTTTGCTCACTCACATGAACGGAGTCGCATCTGCGAGATTGACTCTTCTGCTTCTATGGCCATATACACGACCACAATGCACGACAGCGTCCGCATCAGTCCGACCAAGTTACGAGGAGTCTCGGAGCCGTAAGTGCTTGATTCCAGATTACGGCCAGAGATCTTCGATAGTCATGATCTGCTGTCACCATGGAAATCCCATGTGATCTTTCCTCCCATCCTACCATCAATATCATCTTCATTCATGCACGCTAGAGCGAGATCAGCCACCGTCCGCCAACGTCAGTCCGACCACAAGCAGTCATTCAATGCGTCACAGGCCCTCCAACTCTTCCTCCCAGGATGAAGCTTCCGAGAAACACGCCTCCGAGGACAGCCATGAAGTATCCCACGTTCATCGTCATTACCGCCAGCATGCTGCATCACACATCAGTCTTCACACTTGCAATCGGGAGGAGTAGAACCACACTCACAGCAAGTAGCTGACACCAGCCAACACCACATCGAGACACGCCCTCGCCGCAGCCTCATTGACCCTCCACGGCCGCCTTTGCCCTGCTGTCGGTGGCGCCGCAACATCTTCCTTCACATTCGTCGGCATCCGTCGCAGCGCATCCACGTTCTGTTTGCCAGCCGATCGATCCCAGAGATATTCAAAGCTGCACCTCAACGCGATGAGTCCTCGCATGACGACCGCGAGAACGATGAGAAAGATGCACGTTCCGGCGTATTGTCCTGTGGACGTAGGTGTCCAGGCATTCGAGTATAGTGGTGTCCCGGTCGAGGTGAAGAAGACCATCATCATTTCTGACATGGACATCATCATTCCGGAGTGCATGGTGCCGTTGGTCATAGAGTTCGTTGAGGAAGCGGTCGATGTGGCCATGCTGTCCATTGACATGGTTGAAGTGGCCATGTTCATTCCGCTCATGTCCATTTTCGCGACGTCTCTGTGTCGAATCCGGTGGTGTATTGTATGCCGAGTATCGTAACAGCGAGGCGGAAGGTGAAAGGAAAGGAGAGATGTCAACTTGTCAGATCAAGCTCACCTCCCATCCACGACCAGGTCAATTTCAACGCAACCAGGGTCCCACGTCACATCGGACAATGCGGGATGTCGACGAACATGTCGGCCATGTGGTGGCAGCGGTGTGGTGTGCAGTTCACACAATGCTCCTCTCCAATGCCATTGGTCGCGCGGGATGAGAAGTCGCTCAAACTTGCTCAATCTGATGCGGGATGAGCGTCGAACTTGGGGCCGAGAACAACTTCACCTCCCAAAACTGCTCAAACCCGTGCCGTGCCACGCGGGATCCGCAACGCCTTCCATTCTTGCTCAAAAATGCTGCAGTCACGATTGGCAGTTGGTCATCAAGATGCGGTTCTTTTCTGGTAGGAAGACTTCTACTATCATCTGTTCTTCAACATGATCCGAAGCCTTCTTTCTTCGTTCAGACAAGCTGCTAATCAACCAGAGAAGACGGCACGATCGGGGGAAAACGTGCAGAAGTGAAGACGACTCGCCAGTAATCGACACAAAGGCGCAATAGCACGGTATCGCAACGTCCCTGGGACACAAAAATTACCAAATATGGACGAAATGATGCACATGGGCACTCCGTGGCTGGACAAGCCATACAGCGAGACATACCGGATGTATGAATGTTCACTCAACGACACGGAGCTTTGCACATATCAAGAGGGATACTGGAGATTCTGGTACGATGTCTCGCTGTGAGAGGATCATTCAACGTCTAACATTTCCCTCGCAGGTACGAAGCCGACCATCGATATGCGTTGCCTACGGTGGCATTCTTTCTTACTGCCATTATCTTGTTCTCCATCGGCTATCTCGCCGACAGCTTCACATCGCAATCGATCCGTCGATCAAATAGCGTTCGTAAGCTCGTCGCTTTAAACCGATTCCTCAGCTACAAGACCTACCGCATCAACGGTCTAAATTGGAACTCCGCACCACTCGGCATCCTCGCGCTCGGAGCTGTCGGATTCATCTACTTCACCACCATGACACTGGCACCGAAGCCGTACTACTGGCCCAGCATCGCAAAGTTTGGGAACTCTCCGCCCATCGCTACGAGATCTGGCTGGCTATCTCTTGGCTGTCTGCCCTTCGTCTTCGCAACTGCGGGCAAGAGTAACTTGATCACTCTCGTGACAGGTGTAAGCCATGAGAGGTTGCAGGTCTTCCATCGGTGGATCTCATACGCTTTCTTCGTCACGGCGTTGATCCATACGTTCCCATTTATCGTATATAACGTCTCGCAGGGCACAATGGTGGAGAGCTGGAACACTTCCGTGTTCTACTGGACGGGAACAGTGGCACTTATCGCGCAGGCTTGGTTGACCTTTGCCTCGCTGGGTCCCTTGCGGTAAGGCAATTTGCAATCGCGGCAATGAATACGACGCTGTACTAACCCAATCACCACAGATCCTTGAGCTACGAATGGTTCAAATTCTCCCATTTTGTCGCGGCCCTAGTCTtcaccctcttcctcttcttccactgcGACCACACACTCTCCTCATGGGACTACTTCATCGCCACCGGCGtgctcttctccctctcctggCTTCACCGCCAAACCCGTCTCTATTTCGAGCACGGCCTCAACCACAAAGCCAACATCAGCCTCCTACCCAACGGCTTCGTGTGCGTCCGCGTACCCACGACTTCGACTTGGGGTATCGGCCAGCACTTCTTCGTGCGCTTCATGGGATTGGGAGTCCACGCTTCAACCAATCATCCCTTCACGGCGTGCTCGCTCCCCGCACCAGCTGCAGGGCGTTCTGAAGCACAGTCGGAGCTCGTCTTCTACATTCGTCCTCGAGGCGGCACGA
It includes:
- a CDS encoding 60S ribosomal protein L21 → MGHAAGLRAGTRYAFSRDFKKKGMIALSTYLKQYKVGDIVDVVANGAVQKGMPYKVYHGKTGVVYNVTKSAVGVILYRQVGNRYIEKRINVRVEHVRHSRSRDEFLARVKTNAAAKRTAKETGERVYLKRLPAQPREARTVSAKDNKPENVAPIAYETTI
- a CDS encoding putative FRE ferric reductase-like transmembrane component (Similarity to S. cerevisiae FRE7 and other FRE proteins. Involved in iron uptake. Ferroxidase (FET)-dependent. Putative FRE Ferric reductase-like transmembrane component) → MDEMMHMGTPWLDKPYSETYRMYECSLNDTELCTYQEGYWRFWYEADHRYALPTVAFFLTAIILFSIGYLADSFTSQSIRRSNSVRKLVALNRFLSYKTYRINGLNWNSAPLGILALGAVGFIYFTTMTLAPKPYYWPSIAKFGNSPPIATRSGWLSLGCLPFVFATAGKSNLITLVTGVSHERLQVFHRWISYAFFVTALIHTFPFIVYNVSQGTMVESWNTSVFYWTGTVALIAQAWLTFASLGPLRSLSYEWFKFSHFVAALVFTLFLFFHCDHTLSSWDYFIATGVLFSLSWLHRQTRLYFEHGLNHKANISLLPNGFVCVRVPTTSTWGIGQHFFVRFMGLGVHASTNHPFTACSLPAPAAGRSEAQSELVFYIRPRGGTTARLAHYAEQHPNIPMRVMLDGPYGGIDIQKILHFNHQLIIAGGSAAGWILPLLSAFLLRQEPTTDKPGQTALNHAQMRIILATRDVETRDWFKESVSELLAEHGLEKIPPGLAIELYYTGSSSPFLSQSQQPHLIPEKTPAAQSTILSRSSSDPSSCSSTTSASKIEQHFTHRPDLPALVSTEVAASSNALGVFVCGPLSMQNDVANAVAGEQVEVLKGGSDGGGKDVYLHVEHFSWA